aataaatatatttgaaggattttttatatttgaataaagatatttgaattgaatctctctgccgataagaattaataaacaatttgatctgtgattgtaattaattttgttGTTGTGTTGGACAGGTACCTGACAGTCGGCATGTCGTTCTCGTCGCTGGCGTCTTCATTCAAGCTGGGCTGCAGTACGGTGAACAAGGTCATCCTAGAGACGGCGGAGGCGGTCTGGACCGAGCTGCAGCCGCTCTACATGCCGGTCCCCTCGGCGCTGGGCTTCAAGCACGTGGCTGACGAGTTCGAATCGACCACTGGCTTCCCGCACGTGCTGGGGATCATCGACGGCAGACACGTGCGAGTCAAGTGCCCGGACAACCCCGAGTCACTGGCCGAGAAGAGCAACTACTCAGTAGTCCTGCACATCATCGCCGGCGCCAACTGCCGGATACTGTTGACCGATGTCGGCTGTTTCGGGAAACACGGCTGGGAGTGGTCGTTCACGGAATCGCCGCTCTACCGGCAGATCAAGTACCTCAAAATCCCCGCACCTATAGTACTCTCCAACAGTGACAACGTCAAAGCACCGTACGAGTTCTTGGGGGCGGAAAACTATCCGCTCCTCAACTTTGTCCTGCGCCCCTACTCCAAACGCGACTACACAAAGGACCCCTGGAAGTCTGAGTTCAACAATCAGTTCGAGAAAACCTTCCAGATCTGTGATCGTACGTTTGATATAATGTTCTCGCATTGGAAGTTCATGTGGAATTCGGTCACTTCGAACCTTACTAGTATTGCCACCATTATGAAGTCCACCTGTGTGCTCCACAATCTCCTGTTGGCTCGGGAACCGGACTACATGAATGTGCAAAAGGAGACAGTGAAAAAGATGAGCTTCCGACTGAGGAAGCCGGGACTTTCTAATTTGACAGCTCGTGAACGACGACATATTTTTGGCCGATATTTTGCGGACAGCCTCCATATTTCGTTACCGGAAACGACTGAGCCGGTGGAAGAACAACAAGAACACTGATAACTTATAGCTCTTTTTTGTTCGTTGGGGCCAGAAGCTCTCCGACTGGCTGATTGGATCACGCCTGAAAATACGCTTAATGTGGTCTGGCCCTTAATATATCCAAAGTTGATAGAAGATAACGTCTCAGACGTTATAGCtctaataacttataaattttatCTAATAGCCCTTATAACTTATAGCTCTTTTTTGTTCGTTAGGGCCAGACCACATTAAGCGTTTTTCAGATGTTTTTAGAGCCTCCATTTTCCGCTACAGGAAACGACTGAGCCGGTGGAAGAACAACAAGAACACTGATAACTTATAGTTCTTTTTTTGTTCGTTAGGGCCAGAAGCTCTCCGACTGGCTGATTGGGTGACCGCCTGAAAATACGCTTAATGTGGTCTGGCCCTTAATATATCCAAAGTTGATAGAAGATAACGTCTGAGACGTTATAGCtctaataacttataaattttatCTAATAGCCCTTATAACTTATAGCTCTTTTTTGTTCGTTAGGGCCAGACCACATTAAGCGTTTTTCAGATGTTTTTAGAGCCTCCATTTTCCGCTACAGGAAACGACTGAGACGTTGgaagaacaaaaataaaactgataaCTTATAGTTCTTTTTTTGTTCGTTAGGGCCAGAAGCTCTCCGACTGGCTGATTGGATCACGCCTGAAAATACGCTTAATGTGGTCTGGCCCTTAATATATCCAAAGTTGATTGATAGAAGATAACGTCTGAGACGTTAGAAGAAGGACAGAACACTGATAACTTATATAGCTCTTTTTTTGTTCGTTAATGTGTCCAAAGTTGACAGAAAATAAGGTCTgagtgtcggttgcacaaaagccggttgaattttaaccgtgattaattccacgtgaaccagagtcttttcaaaaacgccttctctgattggttctctcataaagttaatcacggttaaggctgtgcaaaggctaaaaataaacattctactcgtgatattttccaaagttttcgatttttatatcatcaagctatcaaaatgaaaaagttgtctcaggaaatttttttcccgatcattactttttgatatatgagcgcctgaagtttgaatttttgggacagaacatctcaaattcggtaagatataaatccatgggattcagaggatggattcttcatggtattgttgatctagttaaacaaaattgttttgaaaaaagttattaaatttaccaaaaataactcaactaaaagttatttttggtaaattgaataactattttagaaatttatattttcagaaaatttttgtttttctaaatcaacaatactatgaagaatctatcctctaaatcccatggatttatctcttaccgaatttggaatgttctgtcccaaaatgttaaactttaggcgctcatatctcaaaaagtaatggtaaaaaaattgtttccttagaaatctttttcattttgatagcttgatgatataaaaattagaaaatatcacgagtagaaagtttctTTTTAGCCTGAGCACAGCCTTAACATTTAacgggcttttgtgcaaccgggcctgagacTCTAAAAGAACCACAAGAATGATAAGTTATATAAGTTAGGTCTTTTTTGCTCGTTACTGTGTCTaaagttaaaaaaaattaaagataaaaaataacgtcTGAGACGTTAGGAGAAGGACAAGATGACTGATAACTTATATAGCTCTTGTCTATAACTTTGGGCACAAgttgatagaaaataattgttgtatgatttctatatttttcttttgtgaAGTGACTGAGTTTTATGCTAGTTAAAGAGCAGAGACATTTATACTTACTGTAAAAATTCAAATGATCGAATAGATTACACCATGCAAACTCtgttatattatgtaaattaatattatgatattctgGGGATGTGAATTTATACTGTTGCACTTGGGTAAATTTACATGCTAGAGTATTTGATCGGTGCAAATCTATTTTTGATCACTGAATTCGTAATATGTTGTGCTTATTAGCTGGTATTTTACAACTACTCAAGAGTTATTTCTTTTCAGTTATAAATTGAgcaatttcaatatattttggcTGTACAAATATTTATGTTTGTCAAAAATGTATTCCCAATATAATTGGACTGATTACCCTATTTGCAATCTATTTGATCACTGAATTCATGAAATGTTGTATTTGTAAGTTAACTTGTACTTTACAATTCAAGAGTTATTTCTTTTCAGTTATAAATTGAgcaatttcaatatattttggcTGTACAAATATTTATGTTTGTCAAAAATGTATTCCCAATATAATTGGACTGATTACCCTATTTTTGCAATCTATCTGATCACTGAATTCATGAAATGTTGTAATTGTAAGTTAACTTCTACTTTACAAttcaagagttgtttcttttCAATTGTGAACTGAgcaatttcaatatattttggcTCTACAAATATTCAAGTTTGTTAAGAATCTATTCCCAGCATAATTGGACTGGTTAACTTAGTTTTTAATAAACCTgacatttttgtaaaaatattatctctCAAATTAATACTTTCTTAGAGTTCAGAATCAGTCAGAATGAACCAAGAATCGGGAATGGATTAAAAATCACTGTCAGTTGAACAGATGTAAGTTTTCTATAGAGAATTAAAGATTTTAAACTTAATTTATCGAGTTtgtgtttgaatttaaattttaatcgagattaattccacgagaaccaatcagagaagccgtcttatcaaaaaggtcttctctgatttacttgaaattaatcaagagACTTaaacttaaccggcttttgtgcaaccgggccatagtgTACAGAAATAAAACTTTTTTCTGTAAATCTGAAATTTGTagatagtataaaaataatttctatttaatGTTCGGCTGTGCTGCATTGCAAGGCTTTTTGGTTTCATcgattttaataatattcaaattgtaTAGTATTTTCAGCCATTATGATACTTCTTCATGTTAACTTATCAATGAGATGAAATGAAAAGAAACAGTATTCTGTTATCAAATGGTTAGTTTTATTTAATATAGAAAGTAAACttctattgtaaatatctcgaTATATTTATAACACAGATTGCTAATAAACTGCAACttattaaaattgattcatcaatcataattattataaaccttGTCTCATCTATAAATTATTCGACATATCTTGACATGATTGTACTTATGATTAATGTCAAAAAAGCTTAGTGCCGGTCGCactaaagccggttaaattttaaccgtggttaatttcacgagtaccaatcagagaaaccatcttttctaaaaggccttctctgattggttctcgtgaaattaatcacggttaaaacttgaccggcgtttgtgcaaccgggcccttgAATTATAATTACCTTAAAAAATGAGGTAGCCTATCATAAAACagagaaagaattgaaaatatcaactcaatttaattGAAGAATCCTAGTGGATCTTATAAGTAAAACCTCAATAAAAATACATCAGTTTATCGtgattgtttgaaataaatacgctatatatatatttatatacattaaggctaggcacacaccagttagtcaagacaagacaagactagtcacgtttagtcacaatacttcacatagttgcttatgaagtcatgtctaattgcaatgactaatcagtgtgaaatgcgtcataagcaaccatgtgaaatattgtgactaaacgtgactagtcttgtcttgtcttgactaactggtgtgcgcctagcttTAAACTCTCACTCGTTTCACATAGGCCTACCGTTGTCTGTTAAATTTAACCACTGTAAAATTGCGTCATTGCATTGCCCAGTGCGTTGATGGGTACTCCGGGCATTTTTTCAGCTAGATGACATCATTTTACGGTGGTTAATTTTAACCGGCCAGTTTTGCCCAACTTGTGCAAGAGGGCATCTTGGTTGCAGTTGCAGCATTCAGGATAGTCTGAATTTTCTGATTATGCTCAGTATTGGGCTGATACTAGATTAACGTGATTGGTGCAAGTCAGCAAAATCAGGTAGCCTAGTTGTATAAATAGGCGTATCTTATCAAGTGAAAATTTATAgtaagaataataatgaattcgACGAGAGTGGAGCGTCGGCGTAAGAAATTTCTGAGAGCTTCAATCGTTTCTTGACTTGAGTAGCCTATGTATAATGA
The genomic region above belongs to Nilaparvata lugens isolate BPH chromosome 5, ASM1435652v1, whole genome shotgun sequence and contains:
- the LOC111048258 gene encoding uncharacterized protein LOC111048258; amino-acid sequence: MASSSANNSGPSNASKGNAAIECFSPELFVETSMNFSSLPKEIKEELFTSECNAEDDTTNDAQVNSVRESGEHFMSNEITTENSTLDNSSISTSNEIDCPIPSKKPRMKRVAVRQSNRDRREKGEFFTTYQDIVKDRDKFRDYLGMEIETFEFILDKLKPHLTKQYTNWSVKPIAAEERLVLFLRYLTVGMSFSSLASSFKLGCSTVNKVILETAEAVWTELQPLYMPVPSALGFKHVADEFESTTGFPHVLGIIDGRHVRVKCPDNPESLAEKSNYSVVLHIIAGANCRILLTDVGCFGKHGWEWSFTESPLYRQIKYLKIPAPIVLSNSDNVKAPYEFLGAENYPLLNFVLRPYSKRDYTKDPWKSEFNNQFEKTFQICDRTFDIMFSHWKFMWNSVTSNLTSIATIMKSTCVLHNLLLAREPDYMNVQKETVKKMSFRLRKPGLSNLTARERRHIFGRYFADSLHISLPETTEPVEEQQEH